A part of Melittangium boletus DSM 14713 genomic DNA contains:
- a CDS encoding M4 family metallopeptidase: MTNRILKTFCAAGLGVSLAACGSSAEVSGEAGRMESKDGDIRAALARFKDARVVGSEAGVPYAVTGRLGRLSPSGSDVREAMTALAPVFRVRSEDLLLRRSHQDERGHRHLRFQQMLHGLQVVGGELVVHADESGAIYAINGSARAGDEVAWVGEVASEAAPVAAVKGSSLSHPIAESSARRVFLLPEHGLTPRPAYEVRVTGEREGMPAEDLVYVDARHGDVLRINPRVHSALGRRVYSANNTTTTPGTLKRSEGQALANDTHVDTNYELLGTTYNCYKTLFNRDSYDNAGALLKSTVHYGKKYVNAFWDGYQMVYGDGDGINATMLGLDLDVTVHELTHAVTGAESDLIYSGESGGLNESVSDIFAAVCESWTRNWALDADVFKVAEDIWTPGLAGDALRYLDDPAKDGASLDSYANYYDGVDVHLSSGISNLAFALLAKGGTHPRGKTSNRVTGIGTEKAGRIFYKANTDLFTSNTTFEQAKTYTVQAAEALYGVGSAEATAVTEAWKAVGVPQPPPPSSSLTNGVAVTGLSGGAGTTRYYTLEVPAGQGRLTFDMRGGNSWDDADLYVRRGAAPTGSSFDCRPYTSTSDESCVFVNPAAGTWYVAVDAFSGYSGLSLKGTYTATGGGSSGSATVTGSLVEGQQANHGPYRVLPGSTFSVVMTGTGDPDLYVRFGAPATTTYFQCISWNFGASERCEVQVPADQTDAYVLVDARSAATYRMDVTYTKP, translated from the coding sequence TTGACGAATCGAATCCTGAAGACGTTCTGCGCGGCGGGGTTGGGCGTGAGCCTGGCGGCCTGTGGTTCCTCGGCGGAGGTGAGCGGGGAGGCGGGACGAATGGAATCGAAGGACGGGGACATCCGGGCCGCGCTCGCGCGTTTCAAGGACGCGCGCGTGGTGGGTAGCGAGGCCGGCGTGCCCTACGCCGTCACGGGCCGCCTGGGTCGGTTGTCGCCCTCGGGGAGCGACGTGCGCGAGGCGATGACGGCGCTCGCGCCCGTGTTCCGCGTCCGGAGCGAGGATTTGCTGCTCCGGCGCTCCCATCAGGATGAGCGCGGCCACCGGCACCTGCGCTTCCAGCAGATGCTCCACGGCCTCCAGGTGGTGGGCGGCGAGCTCGTGGTCCACGCGGATGAGTCGGGCGCCATCTACGCCATCAACGGCTCGGCGCGCGCGGGAGACGAGGTGGCCTGGGTGGGCGAGGTCGCTTCCGAGGCCGCGCCCGTGGCGGCCGTGAAGGGCTCCTCCCTGAGTCACCCCATCGCCGAGAGCTCCGCGCGGCGGGTCTTCCTGTTGCCCGAGCATGGTTTGACGCCGCGCCCCGCCTACGAGGTGCGCGTGACGGGCGAGCGCGAGGGGATGCCCGCGGAGGACCTTGTCTACGTGGACGCGCGGCATGGGGACGTCCTGCGCATCAATCCCCGCGTCCATTCGGCGCTCGGCCGCCGGGTGTACTCGGCGAACAACACCACCACCACGCCGGGCACGCTCAAGCGCTCCGAGGGCCAGGCGCTCGCGAACGACACCCACGTCGACACCAACTACGAGCTGCTGGGCACCACCTACAATTGCTACAAGACGCTCTTCAACCGCGACTCGTATGACAACGCGGGCGCTCTACTGAAGAGCACCGTCCATTACGGCAAGAAGTACGTCAACGCCTTCTGGGACGGCTACCAGATGGTGTACGGAGACGGGGATGGCATCAACGCCACCATGCTCGGGCTGGATCTGGACGTCACCGTCCACGAGCTGACCCACGCCGTGACGGGGGCGGAGTCAGACCTCATCTATTCGGGTGAGTCGGGTGGCCTCAACGAGTCCGTGTCCGACATCTTCGCCGCCGTGTGCGAGAGCTGGACCCGCAACTGGGCCCTGGACGCGGACGTCTTCAAGGTGGCCGAGGACATCTGGACGCCGGGCCTCGCCGGGGACGCGCTGCGCTACCTGGACGATCCGGCCAAGGATGGCGCCTCGCTCGACTCGTACGCGAACTATTACGACGGCGTGGACGTGCACCTGAGCTCGGGCATCAGCAACCTCGCCTTCGCGCTGCTGGCCAAGGGCGGTACGCACCCGCGCGGCAAGACGAGCAACCGCGTGACGGGGATTGGCACGGAGAAGGCCGGCCGCATCTTCTACAAGGCCAACACGGACCTCTTCACGTCCAACACCACCTTCGAACAGGCCAAGACATACACCGTCCAGGCCGCCGAGGCCCTTTATGGCGTGGGCTCCGCCGAGGCCACCGCGGTGACCGAGGCCTGGAAGGCCGTGGGCGTGCCGCAGCCCCCGCCGCCGAGCTCGTCGCTGACCAATGGCGTGGCGGTGACCGGCCTGTCTGGCGGCGCGGGAACCACGAGGTACTACACCCTGGAGGTGCCCGCGGGTCAGGGCCGGCTGACGTTCGACATGCGCGGCGGCAACTCGTGGGACGACGCGGACCTGTACGTGCGGCGGGGTGCGGCTCCCACGGGCAGCAGCTTCGACTGCCGCCCGTATACGAGTACGAGCGATGAGAGCTGCGTCTTCGTCAACCCGGCGGCGGGCACCTGGTACGTGGCCGTCGACGCGTTCTCTGGCTACTCGGGCTTGAGCCTCAAGGGGACCTATACGGCGACGGGGGGTGGTTCCTCCGGGAGTGCCACCGTCACGGGCTCGCTCGTCGAGGGGCAGCAGGCCAACCATGGTCCTTACCGTGTACTGCCGGGCAGCACCTTCTCGGTGGTGATGACGGGCACGGGAGACCCCGATCTGTATGTCCGCTTCGGCGCCCCGGCCACCACCACCTATTTTCAGTGCATCTCGTGGAACTTCGGAGCTTCCGAGCGGTGCGAGGTGCAGGTCCCCGCGGATCAGACCGACGCGTACGTCCTGGTGGATGCCCGCTCGGCGGCCACCTACCGCATGGACGTCACCTACACGAAGCCGTAG
- a CDS encoding DUF2019 domain-containing protein gives MKLEELVEQFALNVAAQTDAIWRGDAKTGNKHARKYGVAVDKLLVHGDAGRDALLVLLKHERMDVRVMAAAHLLRYRTTEAKAVLEEAAKGQGLVPFEAGQALKRWEEGTWALDPG, from the coding sequence ATGAAGCTGGAGGAACTGGTCGAGCAATTCGCGCTGAACGTGGCCGCGCAGACCGACGCCATCTGGCGGGGAGACGCCAAGACTGGAAACAAGCACGCCAGGAAGTACGGTGTCGCGGTCGATAAGCTTTTGGTCCATGGCGATGCCGGGCGTGATGCGCTCCTCGTTCTGCTCAAGCACGAGCGCATGGATGTGCGTGTCATGGCCGCCGCCCATCTGCTCCGCTACCGCACCACCGAGGCCAAGGCGGTTCTGGAGGAAGCCGCCAAGGGCCAAGGTCTCGTGCCTTTTGAAGCTGGACAAGCCCTGAAGCGGTGGGAAGAAGGCACCTGGGCCCTCGACCCGGGATAA
- a CDS encoding DUF2019 domain-containing protein, producing MKLEELVERFALNVAAQTEAIWRGDAKTGNKHARTYGAAVDKLLAHGDAGRDALLVLLKHERMDVRVMAAAHLLRYRTAEAKAVLEEAASGEGMIPFCAQQALQRWEEGTWALDPG from the coding sequence ATGAAGCTGGAGGAATTGGTCGAGCGATTCGCACTGAACGTGGCCGCGCAGACCGAGGCTATCTGGCGAGGAGACGCCAAGACCGGAAATAAGCACGCCAGGACGTACGGTGCGGCAGTCGACAAGCTCTTGGCTCACGGCGATGCCGGGCGTGATGCCCTCCTCGTTCTGCTCAAGCACGAGCGCATGGACGTGCGTGTCATGGCCGCTGCCCATTTGCTCCGCTACCGCACGGCCGAAGCCAAGGCGGTTCTGGAGGAAGCTGCCAGTGGAGAGGGAATGATCCCCTTCTGCGCACAGCAAGCCCTGCAGCGGTGGGAAGAAGGCACCTGGGCCCTGGATCCAGGGTAA
- a CDS encoding acyl-CoA dehydrogenase — protein sequence MTAPASNPLLSDRDVDFQLHEVLDTESLCRLPAFADHSRETFTLFLDSTRRFARDVLAPTYRLMDAEPPSFRDGRVHTHPLMRALYPQLVELGLLSATRPVEVGGQQLPLTVYSLASAYLMAANLSAYAFIGLTAGAAHLIEAFGTPWLKDTLMAPMYSGEWTGTMALTEPQAGSSLADVRTRATPAEHGSYRISGSKIFISGGDQDFTQNVVHLTLARVDGAPPGTRGLSLFAIPARRLEGGRLVDNDVRVTGAIHKIGWKGIPSLALNYGEGGDCHGWLVGQEGKGLTHMFQMMNEARIMVGLNGVATASVAYQEALAYACNRPQGRLAWEKDAARPQRPIVEHADVRRMLLRQKTIVEGGLSLLAAAAWYADVAAHGATPEERERAGLLVDLLTPLAKTFPAEKGFEANTLAVQVHGGYGYSTEYLPEAWLRDQKLNSIHEGTTGIQGLDLLGRKVVAAGGAALRAFGEEVDATVERARQAGVDPAWGEALEKATRDVMELTLELGAAGMAGDVERMLRHSADYMELFSVLAVAWRWLAQAAAAREGLSRGLEGQEGRDFYEGKLAAAQYWLHTELPRVGLLVTLCRTGEDSYTRMKPGWF from the coding sequence ATGACCGCGCCCGCCTCCAATCCCCTGCTCTCCGATCGTGACGTGGACTTCCAACTCCACGAGGTGCTGGACACGGAGTCCCTTTGCCGGCTGCCCGCCTTCGCGGACCACTCGCGCGAGACGTTCACCCTCTTCCTGGACAGCACGCGCCGCTTCGCGCGGGATGTGCTCGCGCCCACCTACCGGCTCATGGACGCCGAGCCGCCCTCCTTCCGGGATGGCCGCGTCCACACGCACCCGCTGATGCGCGCGCTCTATCCCCAACTGGTGGAACTCGGGCTGCTCTCCGCCACGCGTCCAGTCGAGGTGGGCGGCCAGCAATTGCCCCTCACGGTGTACTCGCTCGCCTCGGCCTACCTGATGGCGGCCAACCTCAGCGCGTACGCGTTCATCGGTCTCACCGCGGGCGCGGCACACCTCATCGAGGCCTTCGGGACGCCCTGGCTCAAGGACACGCTCATGGCGCCCATGTACTCGGGCGAGTGGACGGGCACCATGGCGCTCACCGAGCCGCAGGCGGGCAGCAGCCTCGCGGACGTGCGCACACGGGCCACTCCCGCCGAGCACGGCAGCTACCGCATCAGCGGCTCGAAGATCTTCATCAGCGGAGGAGACCAGGACTTCACCCAGAACGTGGTGCACCTCACGCTCGCGCGCGTCGACGGAGCGCCCCCGGGCACGCGCGGCCTGTCTCTCTTCGCCATCCCCGCGCGCCGGCTCGAGGGCGGGCGGCTCGTGGACAACGACGTGCGGGTGACGGGCGCCATCCACAAGATTGGCTGGAAGGGCATTCCCAGCCTGGCGCTCAACTACGGCGAGGGCGGGGACTGTCACGGCTGGCTGGTGGGCCAGGAGGGCAAGGGCCTCACGCACATGTTCCAGATGATGAACGAGGCGCGCATCATGGTGGGTCTCAACGGCGTGGCGACGGCGTCGGTAGCCTACCAGGAGGCGCTGGCCTACGCGTGCAACCGGCCCCAGGGGCGGCTCGCGTGGGAGAAGGACGCCGCGCGGCCCCAGCGCCCCATCGTCGAGCACGCGGACGTGCGGCGGATGCTCCTGCGCCAGAAGACCATCGTGGAGGGAGGCCTGTCGTTGCTCGCGGCGGCGGCGTGGTACGCGGACGTGGCGGCCCACGGTGCGACGCCCGAGGAGCGTGAGCGCGCGGGCCTGCTGGTGGACCTGCTCACGCCCCTGGCCAAGACATTCCCCGCGGAGAAGGGCTTCGAGGCCAACACCCTGGCGGTGCAGGTGCACGGCGGCTACGGCTATTCGACGGAGTACCTGCCCGAGGCCTGGCTGCGCGACCAGAAGCTCAACAGCATCCACGAGGGCACCACGGGCATCCAGGGGTTGGATCTGCTCGGGCGCAAGGTGGTGGCGGCGGGAGGCGCGGCCCTGCGCGCGTTCGGCGAGGAGGTGGACGCCACGGTGGAGCGGGCACGCCAGGCGGGCGTGGATCCGGCGTGGGGCGAGGCATTGGAGAAAGCGACGCGCGACGTGATGGAGCTGACGCTGGAGCTGGGGGCGGCGGGCATGGCGGGCGACGTGGAGCGGATGCTGCGCCACAGCGCGGACTACATGGAGCTGTTCTCCGTGCTGGCGGTGGCGTGGCGATGGCTCGCGCAGGCGGCGGCGGCGCGCGAGGGGCTGTCCCGGGGACTCGAAGGACAGGAAGGACGGGACTTCTACGAGGGCAAGCTCGCGGCGGCGCAATACTGGCTGCACACGGAGCTGCCCCGGGTCGGCCTGCTGGTGACGCTGTGCCGCACGGGCGAGGACTCGTACACACGGATGAAGCCCGGATGGTTCTGA
- a CDS encoding TonB-dependent receptor family protein — protein MSWLLPGALLALGLAQTPLPDNSSPGTGETLVVAPRVPTPLTRTPAAVSVVERGDIQDARPTLGLYESLVGVPGLVVQSRDNASQDLRLSLRGFGARSAFGIRGVTVVVDGFPETLPDGQTNVDSLDLAMVSRIEVLRGLASSLYGNAAGGVVSLTTEDGPERPFVEARTVNGDFGLWKLNVKGGGTSGPVRWLVGASRLERTGWRPQSATRQVQFNGKVGWTPSERAEWTAVLSLVDAPEAEDPGALTREEVEADPRRAAPLNLSARAGEAVRQGRLGLTYRQRLGEAHEVEARGFLSLRRFQNALPGVVVAFDRTFDGVSARYTNRAPLLGRRNRLTLGAEAQSQSDLRKNFDNVEGRPGATRQLDQREDVAGLGLFAQEEWEPREHLTVVAGARYDVSRYAVEDFLKEDGDGTGTRTFQQPTGRLGLIWAPEQRVSLFASFTQSFEAPTTTELALPPGAGGGLSRELRPQRSNGVEFGARGLLGGWLRYDVALFSVWLRDGLVRFEDESTRAYYRNTARSRHLGAEVALEARVTERLRMRAAYNALRATLEDGALRGKKVPGIPTHQASADVVYQHPSGPLAAVEVYSAGGLYADDANTVRVPLAWVVNARLGHRFPLGAFEVSPFLGFQNLFSAPFIDNVRVNAARGRYFEPASPLTLYAGVGLAHRW, from the coding sequence ATGTCCTGGCTCCTGCCTGGCGCGCTCCTGGCCCTCGGCCTGGCACAGACGCCCCTCCCCGATAACTCCTCACCCGGTACGGGGGAGACCCTGGTGGTGGCGCCCCGGGTGCCCACGCCCCTGACCCGCACCCCGGCGGCGGTGAGCGTCGTGGAGCGGGGAGACATCCAGGACGCCCGTCCCACGCTGGGCCTCTATGAATCGCTGGTGGGTGTGCCGGGGCTGGTGGTCCAGAGCCGCGACAACGCCTCCCAGGACCTCAGACTCTCCTTGAGGGGATTCGGGGCTCGCTCGGCGTTTGGCATCCGGGGGGTCACGGTGGTGGTGGATGGCTTCCCGGAGACCCTGCCGGACGGGCAGACGAACGTGGACAGCCTGGATCTGGCGATGGTGTCGCGCATCGAGGTGCTTCGGGGGCTCGCCTCCTCGCTGTATGGCAACGCGGCGGGCGGGGTGGTGAGCCTCACCACGGAGGATGGTCCCGAGCGGCCCTTCGTGGAGGCTCGCACGGTGAATGGGGACTTCGGCCTGTGGAAGCTGAACGTGAAGGGCGGGGGCACGAGCGGCCCCGTGCGCTGGCTGGTGGGAGCATCCCGGCTGGAGCGGACGGGCTGGAGGCCTCAATCGGCCACGCGGCAGGTGCAGTTCAACGGCAAGGTGGGCTGGACGCCGAGTGAGCGCGCGGAATGGACGGCGGTGCTGTCACTGGTGGACGCGCCGGAGGCGGAGGACCCCGGAGCCCTGACGCGCGAGGAGGTGGAGGCGGATCCCCGGCGGGCGGCGCCACTCAACCTGAGCGCCCGGGCGGGAGAGGCCGTGCGGCAGGGCCGGCTGGGGCTGACCTATCGCCAGCGACTGGGTGAGGCGCACGAGGTGGAGGCGCGGGGCTTCCTGTCGCTGCGACGCTTCCAGAACGCCCTGCCCGGGGTGGTGGTGGCGTTCGACCGGACCTTCGACGGTGTGTCGGCGCGCTATACGAATCGCGCGCCCCTGCTTGGGCGGCGCAACCGGCTGACGCTCGGGGCCGAGGCGCAATCCCAATCGGACCTGCGGAAGAACTTCGACAATGTGGAGGGGCGGCCCGGCGCCACGCGGCAGTTGGACCAGCGCGAGGACGTGGCGGGGCTGGGGCTCTTCGCGCAGGAGGAGTGGGAGCCACGCGAGCACCTGACGGTGGTGGCGGGAGCGCGCTACGACGTGTCGCGCTACGCGGTGGAGGACTTCCTGAAGGAGGACGGGGACGGCACGGGGACGCGCACCTTCCAGCAACCCACGGGGCGGCTGGGGCTCATCTGGGCGCCGGAGCAGCGGGTGTCGCTCTTCGCGAGCTTCACCCAGTCCTTCGAGGCCCCCACGACGACGGAGCTGGCGCTGCCCCCGGGCGCGGGAGGCGGGCTGTCGCGCGAGCTGCGGCCCCAGCGCTCGAACGGAGTGGAGTTCGGAGCGCGGGGCCTGCTGGGCGGCTGGCTGCGCTATGACGTGGCGCTGTTCTCGGTGTGGCTCCGGGATGGGCTGGTGCGCTTCGAGGACGAGAGCACGCGCGCCTACTACCGCAACACGGCGCGCTCGCGACACCTGGGCGCGGAGGTGGCCCTGGAGGCCCGGGTGACGGAGCGCCTGCGGATGCGGGCGGCCTACAACGCGCTGCGGGCCACGCTCGAGGACGGCGCGCTCCGAGGCAAGAAGGTGCCGGGCATCCCCACCCACCAGGCGAGCGCGGACGTGGTGTACCAACACCCGAGTGGCCCCCTGGCGGCGGTGGAGGTCTACAGCGCGGGAGGCCTGTACGCGGATGACGCGAACACGGTGCGCGTGCCACTCGCCTGGGTGGTGAACGCGAGGCTCGGACACCGCTTCCCCTTGGGCGCGTTCGAGGTGAGCCCCTTCCTGGGATTCCAGAACCTCTTCTCGGCGCCCTTCATTGACAACGTGCGGGTGAACGCCGCCCGGGGACGCTACTTCGAGCCCGCCTCACCGCTCACGCTCTACGCGGGCGTGGGGCTCGCCCACCGCTGGTGA
- a CDS encoding GAF domain-containing protein, with protein MNSTAPHAPDVHSSLVHASSGPDAEVTFRQFAETIPQLVWTTRPDGHHDYFNQRWYDYTGKALGSTLGANWCLPFHPDDVPEATRRWQHSLRTGEAYEVEYRCQRHDGVYRWFLGRAQPVRDAEGRIVKWFGTCTDIDDQKRAAEALRFLSEASTLLTSSLDYETTLKALTELAVPRLADWCSLEMVDEDGKLRLLGVAHVAPAKVELAWELRWRYPPSPKSSSGMYQVLRTGRPELVAEIPDERLVKAAQDAEHLRIIRELGLRSFILVPLIARGRTLGVLQLVTAESGRLFTPEDMSLVEQIAARAALAVDNARLYREAQEALRRKEEEQRVSETLHRVGMSLASELDPARLAQILTDAAVSLTGASFGAFFENRSDERGEPQRLFTFAGASKDRFASLPLPRVTALFESTLRGEGTVLLDDVTRHPSHGKSAPHFGAPAGHPLVRSYLAVPVKSRSGEVLGGLFFGHPEPGLFKPSHAQLAEGIAAQASVAMDNARLYQQRAQAEERFRSLVNASSQAVWATGADGMVREDSPSWREFTGQTYEEFRGFGWLSVVHPEDQERVRRGWEAGRALKKPYEVELRVRRADGSYAATLARAVPLRGAKGEVREWIGTSLDVTAQRQAEEAARRLESEQRTRQLNALRVRVSEVLARESTPARMMQECAEVMTRCLPTLPLVQIWSWDGEARQLVREGHAGIQIPTAIQAERLSLGEGFAGSVGQTRQPLLINDAQQHPGVRSREWMQLQGLVSFLGVPLMVRGQLVGVFGVFGVQPLEEETLSTLATVAEALAQGVERRRAELALQAHVTELARSNEELQQFAYVASHDLQEPLRMVASYTQLLARRYKGRLDSDADEFIGFAVDGVNRMQRLIQDLLAYSRVGTRGHEFKAIDSRQALERALDNLKALRDETGATVIQGGLPPVMADETQLIQLFQNLVGNAIKFRGEAQSRVLVEAERQGDMWRFTVEDNGIGIEPQYFERIFVIFQRLHNKEDYPGTGIGLAICKKIVERHGGRIGLDSQPGQGTTFWFTLPAVPSPVKA; from the coding sequence ATGAACTCCACCGCGCCCCACGCCCCGGACGTCCACTCCTCGTTGGTCCACGCCTCAAGCGGCCCCGATGCCGAGGTCACCTTCCGGCAGTTCGCCGAGACCATTCCCCAGCTCGTCTGGACGACCCGGCCCGATGGCCACCACGACTATTTCAACCAGCGTTGGTACGACTACACCGGTAAGGCGCTGGGCTCGACGCTCGGGGCGAATTGGTGTCTGCCCTTCCATCCGGACGACGTGCCCGAGGCGACCCGGCGCTGGCAGCACTCGCTGCGCACCGGAGAGGCCTACGAGGTGGAGTACCGCTGTCAGCGCCATGATGGCGTCTACCGCTGGTTCCTCGGGCGGGCCCAGCCCGTGCGCGATGCCGAGGGCCGCATCGTCAAGTGGTTCGGAACCTGTACGGACATCGATGATCAGAAGCGCGCCGCGGAGGCCCTGCGCTTCCTCTCCGAGGCGAGCACGCTGCTGACGTCCTCGCTGGATTACGAGACGACGCTCAAGGCGCTCACCGAGCTGGCCGTGCCCCGGCTCGCGGACTGGTGCTCGCTGGAGATGGTGGACGAGGACGGGAAGTTGCGCCTGCTCGGGGTGGCGCACGTGGCTCCAGCGAAGGTGGAGCTCGCCTGGGAGTTGCGCTGGCGCTATCCGCCCAGCCCCAAGTCTTCCTCGGGCATGTACCAGGTCCTGCGCACCGGCCGCCCGGAGCTCGTCGCGGAGATTCCCGACGAGAGGCTGGTGAAGGCGGCGCAGGACGCGGAGCATCTGCGCATCATCCGGGAGCTGGGTCTGCGCTCCTTCATCCTGGTGCCCCTCATCGCGCGGGGCCGTACCCTGGGCGTGCTCCAGCTCGTCACCGCCGAGTCCGGCCGGCTCTTCACTCCCGAGGACATGTCGCTCGTCGAGCAGATCGCCGCCCGCGCCGCGCTGGCCGTGGACAACGCGCGGCTGTACCGCGAGGCCCAGGAGGCCCTGCGGCGCAAGGAGGAGGAGCAGCGGGTCTCGGAGACGCTCCATCGCGTGGGCATGTCCCTGGCGTCGGAGTTGGATCCCGCGCGGCTCGCCCAGATCCTCACCGACGCGGCGGTGTCCCTCACGGGGGCCTCGTTCGGCGCCTTCTTCGAGAACCGCTCGGACGAGCGCGGCGAGCCCCAGCGGCTGTTCACCTTCGCGGGCGCGTCGAAGGACCGGTTCGCCAGCCTGCCCCTGCCGCGGGTCACCGCCCTCTTCGAGAGCACCCTCCGGGGCGAGGGCACCGTGCTCCTGGACGACGTGACGCGCCATCCGAGCCATGGCAAGAGCGCCCCGCACTTCGGTGCGCCCGCGGGCCACCCGCTCGTGCGCAGCTACCTGGCGGTGCCCGTGAAGAGCCGGTCGGGCGAGGTGCTGGGGGGGTTGTTCTTCGGCCATCCCGAGCCGGGGCTCTTCAAACCCAGTCACGCCCAGCTCGCCGAGGGCATCGCCGCGCAGGCCTCCGTGGCGATGGACAACGCCCGGCTCTACCAGCAGCGGGCCCAGGCGGAGGAGCGCTTCCGCTCGCTCGTCAACGCGTCCTCCCAGGCGGTGTGGGCCACGGGAGCGGACGGCATGGTGCGCGAGGACTCGCCTTCCTGGCGTGAGTTCACCGGTCAGACGTACGAGGAGTTCCGGGGCTTCGGCTGGCTGTCGGTCGTCCACCCGGAGGATCAGGAGCGGGTGCGGAGGGGTTGGGAGGCGGGGCGGGCGCTCAAGAAGCCCTATGAGGTGGAGCTGCGGGTGCGCCGCGCGGATGGCTCCTACGCCGCCACGCTCGCCCGCGCCGTTCCCCTGCGCGGAGCCAAGGGCGAGGTGCGCGAGTGGATCGGCACCAGCCTGGATGTCACCGCCCAGCGCCAGGCCGAGGAGGCCGCGCGCCGGCTCGAGAGCGAGCAGCGCACCCGTCAGCTCAACGCCCTGCGTGTCCGGGTGAGCGAGGTGCTCGCGCGTGAGAGCACCCCCGCGCGGATGATGCAGGAGTGCGCGGAGGTGATGACGCGCTGCCTGCCGACCTTGCCCCTGGTGCAGATCTGGTCGTGGGACGGAGAGGCCCGGCAGCTGGTCAGGGAAGGCCATGCCGGCATCCAGATTCCCACGGCCATCCAGGCCGAGCGCCTGTCCCTGGGCGAGGGCTTCGCCGGCTCGGTGGGCCAGACGCGTCAGCCCCTGCTCATCAACGACGCGCAGCAACACCCCGGCGTGCGCTCGCGCGAGTGGATGCAGTTGCAGGGGCTGGTGTCCTTCCTGGGCGTTCCGTTGATGGTGCGCGGCCAGCTCGTGGGCGTGTTTGGTGTCTTCGGCGTGCAGCCCCTGGAGGAGGAAACGCTCAGCACGCTGGCCACGGTGGCCGAGGCGCTCGCCCAGGGCGTCGAGCGCCGCCGCGCCGAGCTGGCCCTGCAGGCGCACGTCACGGAGCTGGCGCGCTCCAACGAGGAGTTGCAGCAGTTCGCCTACGTGGCCTCGCATGATCTGCAGGAGCCCCTGCGCATGGTGGCCAGCTATACGCAGTTGCTCGCGCGGCGTTACAAGGGCCGGCTGGATTCGGACGCGGACGAGTTCATCGGCTTCGCGGTGGATGGCGTCAACCGCATGCAGCGGCTCATCCAGGATCTGCTGGCCTACTCGCGCGTGGGCACCCGGGGTCACGAGTTCAAGGCGATCGACTCGCGCCAGGCGTTGGAGCGGGCCTTGGACAATCTCAAGGCGCTGAGGGACGAGACGGGGGCCACGGTCATCCAGGGCGGCTTGCCCCCGGTGATGGCCGACGAGACCCAGCTCATCCAGCTCTTCCAGAACCTGGTGGGCAACGCGATCAAGTTCCGGGGAGAGGCGCAGAGCCGCGTGCTGGTGGAGGCCGAGCGCCAGGGCGACATGTGGCGCTTCACCGTGGAGGACAACGGCATTGGCATCGAGCCGCAGTACTTCGAGCGAATCTTCGTCATCTTCCAGCGGTTGCACAACAAGGAGGACTACCCGGGCACGGGTATTGGCCTGGCCATCTGCAAGAAGATCGTCGAGCGGCACGGGGGCCGGATCGGCCTGGACTCACAACCCGGCCAGGGCACGACGTTCTGGTTTACCCTGCCCGCCGTTCCCTCCCCGGTGAAGGCCTGA
- a CDS encoding response regulator, which translates to MRDETSGRPIEILLVEDNPGDVRLTIEALKEGKVRNHLSIARDGVEALAFLRREGPHANASRPDLILLDLNLPRKDGREVLAEIKEDSLLRRIPVVVLTTSKAEEDILRTYDLHANCYITKPVDLEQFISVVKSIDDFWLSVVRLPTNE; encoded by the coding sequence ATGCGTGACGAGACTTCTGGACGGCCCATCGAGATCCTCCTGGTGGAGGACAACCCCGGCGACGTGCGCTTGACCATCGAGGCCCTCAAGGAGGGCAAGGTGCGCAACCACCTGTCCATTGCCCGTGACGGCGTGGAGGCGCTCGCCTTCCTGCGCCGTGAGGGTCCTCACGCGAACGCCTCACGGCCGGACCTCATCCTGTTGGACCTGAACCTGCCCAGGAAGGACGGCCGCGAGGTGCTGGCCGAAATCAAGGAGGACTCGCTCCTGCGCCGCATCCCCGTGGTGGTGCTCACCACGTCCAAGGCGGAGGAGGACATCCTGCGCACCTATGATCTGCACGCCAATTGCTACATCACCAAGCCCGTGGATCTGGAGCAGTTCATCTCCGTGGTGAAATCCATCGACGACTTCTGGCTGTCCGTGGTGCGGCTGCCCACGAACGAGTGA